A stretch of the Medicago truncatula cultivar Jemalong A17 chromosome 5, MtrunA17r5.0-ANR, whole genome shotgun sequence genome encodes the following:
- the LOC11426526 gene encoding F-box/kelch-repeat protein At3g23880, giving the protein MKNDRTKKRSQSNTPIIPDELIAEILILLNPKTIALFKCVSKSWNTLVSDPIFIKNHLKKSSQNPRLILTPLTSKYPISNVESFSVSRLLENSSIIVSGDNCHGSEDTCHVVGSCNGLLCLLFHSRYKKSFYVYKKYWFCLWNPATRTKSEKLGIFKDYVNIYLSKPYKFTFGCDISTGTYKVVAISEKPVLSKQGEEEDVVSWKCEVRIFSFGDNCWRKIQDCPLIPVCVMNILINRINNGVHLNGTVNWLCLPDFLMPSYEHGWKSITNAKQFVIVSLDLSTETYKQLLLPQGFDEVPEYQPSLHVLKDCLCFSHDFKTIEFVIWQMKEFGVQESWTQLFRIDYYKIYHNLNFYGLTECGIPLLPLYLSTDGDTLILANSEDDRAIIYNRRDERVERIKISNKLCWFSAMDYVESLVSTCWKSANLTPSTYSVHASMVVDDDNEIGDIVGDSGAEEEGPLLSENLDDDELSEDGEIVGGISEEEEGPLLSEDLDEDGL; this is encoded by the exons ATGAAAAACGACCGTACTAAAAAGCGATCTCAATCCAACACACCTATCATTCCCGACGAACTCATTGCCGAAATCCTTATTCTTCTTAACCCGAAAACAATCGCGCTATTCAAATGCGTAAGCAAGTCATGGAACACTCTCGTCTCCGATCCAATCTTCATAAAGAATCATCTTAAGAAGTCATCACAAAACCCACGTCTCATACTCACACCACTAACTTCGAAGTACCCTATCAGTAATGTCGAATCCTTCTCTGTGAGTCGTTTACTCGAGAATTCTTCGATCATTGTTTCCGGTGACAATTGCCATGGATCAGAGGACACATGTCATGTTGTTGGTTCCTGCAATGGATTGCTTTGCTTGCTTTTCCATTCTCGCTATAAGAAAAGTTTCTATGTGTATAAGAAATATTGGTTTTGTCTATGGAACCCCGCCACGAGGACAAAATCTGAGAAATTAGGAATTTTTAAAGACTATGTCAATATATATCTATCGAAGCCTTACAAGTTCACTTTTGGTTGTGATATTTCAACCGGAACTTACAAGGTTGTGGCCATTAGTGAGAAGCCGGTTCTTTCAAAACAAGGTGAAGAGGAAGATGTAGTTTCATGGAAATGTGAGGTCAGAATTTTCAGTTTTGGTGATAATTGTTGGAGAAAAATTCAAGATTGTCCTTTGATTCCTGTTTGTGTAATGAATATTCTCATTAATCGAATTAATAATGGCGTGCATTTGAATGGTACTGTTAATTGGTTGTGTCTCCCCGATTTCCTTATGCCGTCTTATGAACATGGTTGGAAGTCTATTACTAATGCTAAGCAGTTTGTCATTGTTTCGCTTGATCTATCAACGGAGACATACAAGCAGTTGTTGCTGCCTCAAGGTTTTGATGAGGTGCCAGAATATCAGCCATCTCTTCATGTTCTGAAGGACTGCCTTTGCTTTTCGCATGATTTTAAGACGATTGAATTTGTTATATGGCAGATGAAGGAGTTTGGAGTTCAAGAGTCTTGGACTCAGTTGTTTAGAATCGACTACTATAAAATCTACCATAACTTGAATTTTTATGGACTCACTGAATGTGGTATTCCATTGTTACCATTGTACCTTTCTACGGATGGAGATACACTTATATTGGCAAATTCTGAAGATGACCGGGCAATTATCTATAATCGGAGAGATGAGCGAGTAGAGAGAATTAAAATTTCCAACAAACTGTGTTGGTTTTCTGCCATGGATTATGTTGAAAGCTTGGTTTCGACTTGTTGGAA ATCTGCAAATCTGACTCCAAGCACATACTCCGTACACGCAAGTATGGTAGTAGATGATGATAATGAAATTGGAGATATAGTTGGAGATAGCGGTGCCGAAGAGGAAGGACCTTTGTTATCAGAGAATTTGGACGACGATGAACTAAGCGAGGATGGAGAGATAGTCGGAGGTATcagtgaggaagaagaagggccTTTATTATCAGAAGATTTGGATGAGGATGGACTATGA
- the LOC11409659 gene encoding proline-rich receptor-like protein kinase PERK2, with translation MAAFNKQLLIISVLLLFVVETTVGETIYLPSPQTSTQNLQSYPPSLPPQIPPFFPTPILPSLPPLVPKSHPPSRVPPSFQHPTPPSPPILPSLPQPSPKPPSRVPPSFPTLIPPYPLTLPPVVPPPNFSSPFPPKINHGAGEGGNAESQGHGRDGTGDKGGGGGVGGGIGGGDINGGRQAGRARGNIASSVGEWVGIIVGGLDIVMLIVVVVQAIRKARNVPEGGE, from the coding sequence ATGGCAGCATTCAACAAACAACTTCTAATAATCTCGGTGCTTCTGCTTTTCGTTGTTGAAACCACTGTAGGAGAGACTATATATTTACCCTCTCCTCAAACTTCAACTCAAAATCTACAGTCTTACCCACCATCGTTACCACCTCAAATCCCACCGTTTTTCCCAACTCCAATTCTTCCAAGTTTACCACCATTAGTGCCAAAATCTCATCCACCGTCTCGAGTTCCACCGTCTTTTCAACATCCAACGCCACCCTCTCCTCCAATTCTTCCAAGTTTACCACAACCAAGTCCAAAACCACCATCTAGAGTACCACCCTCATTTCCAACTCTGATCCCACCCTATCCTCTAACTCTCCCACCAGTAGTTCCGCCACCCAATTTTTCATCACCCTTTCCTCCTAAAATAAACCATGGAGCGGGTGAAGGTGGAAATGCAGAATCCCAAGGTCATGGAAGGGATGGTACAGGTGACAAAGGTGGTGGTGGCGGTGTAGGAGGAGGAATAGGTGGTGGCGATATTAATGGAGGAAGACAGGCAGGTCGTGCTAGAGGTAATATAGCAAGTAGTGTTGGGGAATGGGTTGGGATTATAGTAGGAGGATTGGACATTGTCATGCTTATTGTGGTGGTTGTGCAGGCTATTCGAAAGGCAAGGAACGTCCCAGAAGGGGGTGAATAG
- the LOC11411191 gene encoding uncharacterized protein, whose amino-acid sequence MVLRGIEEEEENEETEPISPISKKRKPLHNFTLPILKWGTQRSLRCSNAAIYDGNGSSTSGGADRGSVQRRRVFIGFGGDDDDDEEGIAVVRKKLLHDLKIDTDRLKDTILRKGIIEEESDEERETLKSWSMRTRRKTEIKQRDSPSPAKVESTVTVAVAGGEYVSSRLRSNINVKSNNNKIERRKFSVQLLTKEIEEDFVAFMGRGPRKRPTKRPRNVQRQINNIFPGLWLREVNEEMYEVQDTNQNGKSGKRKGLRNWLDDDDDDESD is encoded by the exons ATGGTTTTACGAggtattgaagaagaagaagaaaacgaagaaacCGAACCTATCTCACCCATTTCCAAAAAACGCAAACCCCTTCACAATTTCACCTTACCAATCTTGAAGTGGGGTACTCAACGCAGTCTTAGATGCTCCAACGCCGCCATTTATGACGGCAACGGTTCTTCAACCAGCGGCGGCGCCGATCGTGGTTCAGTACAACGAAGGAGAGTCTTCATCGGCTTTggcggtgatgatgatgatgatgaagaagggATCGCTGTTGTGAGGAAGAAACTGTTGCATGATCTGAAAATCGATACGGATAGATTGAAAGACACGATTTTGAGAAAAGGAATAATCGAAGAAGAAAGCGATGAAGAAAGAGAGACTTTGAAGTCGTGGAGTATGAGAACGAGAAGAAAAACAGAGATCAAACAACGTGATTCACCTTCTCCGGCGAAGGTTGAAAGCACCGTAACCGTCGCTGTCGCCGGCGGCGAGTACGTGTCATCGAGGTTGAGAAGTAACATCAATgtcaaaagtaataataataagattgaaAGAAGGAAATTTTCTGTTCAGCTTTTAACGAAGGAAATCGAGGAAGATTTCGTGGCGTTTATGGGCCGTGGGCCTCGGAAAAGGCCCACTAAGAGGCCCAGAAATGTTCAAAGACAGATAAAT aatatTTTTCCTGGATTGTGGTTAAGAGAAGTTAATGAAGAAATGTATGAGGTTCAAGATACAAATCAGAATGGGAAATCTGGGAAGAGGAAAGGGTTAAGGAATTggttggatgatgatgatgatgatgaatcagATTGA